Proteins found in one Lepisosteus oculatus isolate fLepOcu1 chromosome 22, fLepOcu1.hap2, whole genome shotgun sequence genomic segment:
- the ssh1a gene encoding protein phosphatase Slingshot homolog 1 isoform X4 produces the protein MCRSRDFGSDDERRLNQSLSESFFMVKGAALFLQQGSSPQCQKVHPHHKHAGDLPQHLQVMINLLRSEDRIKLAVRLESAWSDRVRYMVVVYTSGRQDTEENILLGMDFINKDSKSCSIGMVLPLWSDTKIHLDGDGGFSVNTAGRSHVFKPVSVQAMWSALQILHKACEVSRRYNYFPGGMALTWMGYYESCISSDQSSINEWNAMQDLETMRPDSPAMFVDKPTERERTECLIKAKLRSIMMFQDLENVTSKEIRNELEQHMNCNLKEYKEFIDNEMLLILGQMDKATLIFDHLYLGSEWNASNLEELQDSGVGYILNVTREIDNFFPGMFSYHNIRVYDDEATDLLAHWNDTYNFIVKAKKNHSKCLVHCKMGVSRSASTVIAYAMKEYGWSLEKAYNYVKQKRSITRPNAGFMRQLGEYEGILDASKQRHNKLWRPDSDSELPDGQQPPAQCGSADGPGELTPEPAEAWGGQEARPSPCRAIGVEVDPADPPNYNYYFRRLSDSALDSDPCTPVRAPPVLDMERVFIEIEDVERDALLDDEGFETRECPLPHFAMPGEGTAAQTCCRLEPLEADIRMKLEFGTVEEEDEEEEEEQEEADMVPLTAPGVGGGGGGGGGGSEGMLEEEKEEGGPLPCSSSLANRNRLNNENANNNNSLSSSKRSCPPGFDDSANTRNTYKIKPPYQACTDCMHSPKSQLCEPMVVERAHRLNPAQMCSITNICVQNSGSALAEHATISNMSPLSGLCRATSRRCSPSNCANSGISASAAHMEAYRHQQVSPMNCDELPRDQHREFEAESMNDLSEVEHRKGSGKTAKDLSLLKLSLEAERPIVPSYVMQHQESIMQLQKAGLVRKHTKELEKLSSLSLESPKPCSQLPEQMDTCSEEPDGIETVEDMEIDSHTLPEACHKTSTPCVGRLEGTESLPNDILKTVGGLTPVSSPHGSTLTRSSSTESLHSVRGKPGLVKQRTQEIETRLRLAGLTVSSKLKRSNSLAKLGSLTFSSEDLSSACSSSDTNTILFSTSAEASNAESWLVPGSHPVKATLIQGSWTKPLIGSSPGCPPQS, from the exons GTGATTTACCTCAGCACCTGCAGGTGATGATAAATCTTCTCCGTTCAGAGGACAGAATTAAACTG GCAGTACGTTTGGAAAGCGCGTGGTCAGATCGCGTGCGGTACATGGTAGTAGTTTACACCAGTGGGCGCCAGGACACAGAAGAGAACATTTTGCTGGGCATGGACTTCATCAACAAAGACAG TAAAAGCTGCTCAATCGGAATGGTTTTGCCGCTGTGGAGCGATACCAAGATCCATTTGGATGGAGATGG AGGTTTCAGTGTAAATACAGCAGGAAGATCTCACGTCTTCAAGCCTGTGTCTGTCCAAGCCATGTG GTCAGCACTGCAGATCCTGCACAAGGCATGTGAGGTGTCAAGGAGGTACAACTACTTCCCAGGCGGTATGGCCCTGACCTGGATGGGCTACTATGAGAGCTGCATCTCCTCTGACCAGAGCTCCATTAATGAGTGGAACGCCATGCAGGACTTGGAGACCATGCGGCCTGACTCCCCTGCCATGTTTGTTGATAA gCCTACAGAGAGGGAGCGAACAGAGTGCCTTATTAAAGCCAAGCTCAGGAGCATAATGATGTTCCAAGATTTGGAGAATGTTACTTCCAAGGAG ATTCGAAATGAGCTGGAGCAGCACATGAACTGCAATCTAAAGGAGTACAAAGAGTTCATTGATAATGAGATGCTGCTCATCCTTGGGCAAATGGACAAAGCCACGCTCATTTTCGACCATCTCTATCTG GGCTCAGAGTGGAATGCCTCCAACCTAGAAGAACTGCAGGACTCCGG TGTTGGCTACATCTTGAACGTGACCAGagaaattgacaactttttccCAGGCATGTTTTCCTATCACAATATACGGGTTTATGATGATGAAGCCACAGATCTCCTGGCTCATTGGAATGACACGTACAACTTCATAGTTAAAGCTAA GAAGAACCACTCCAAGTGTCTGGTACACTGCAAGATGGGTGTCAGCAGGTCTGCATCCACCGTCATCGCCTACGCAATGAAGGAGTACGGCTGGTCGTTGGAGAAGGCTTACAATTATGTCAAACAGAAGCGAAGCATCACGCGCCCCAACGCCGGGTTCATGAGGCAGCTGGGAGAGTACGAAGGAATCCTCGATGCCAG CAAGCAGCGGCACAACAAGCTTTGGCGCCCAGACTCGGACAGCGAGCTCCCCGACGGCCAGCAGCCCCCCGCCCAGTGCGGCAGCGCGGACGGTCCCGGGGAGCTCACGCCCGAGCCCGCCGAGGCCTGGGGGGGCCAGGAGGCCAGACCCTCGCCCTGCAGGGCCATCGGAGTGGAGGTGGACCCCGCCGACCCCCCCAATTACAACTACTACTTCAGGAGGCTGTCGGACTCGGCCCTGGACAGCGACCCCTGCACGCCGGTGCGGGCCCCGCCCGTGCTGGACATGGAGCGCGTGTTCATCGAGATCGAGGACGTGGAGCGGGACGCCCTGCTGGACGACGAGGGCTTCGAGACCAGGGAGTGCCCCCTGCCCCACTTTGCCATGCCTGGGGAGGGCACCGCCGCACAGACCTGCTGCCGCCTGGAGCCCCTGGAGGCTGACATCCGCATGAAGCTGGAGTTCGGCAcggtggaggaggaggacgaggaggaggaggaggagcaggaggaagcTGACATGGTGCCCCTGACCGCCCCgggggtgggagggggagggggagggggcggCGGGGGGAGCGAAGGCATGCTTGAGGAAGAGAAGGAAGAAGGCGGGCCGcttccctgctcctcctccctGGCAAACAGGAACAGGCTCAACAATGAGaatgccaacaacaacaacagcctCAGCAGCAGCAAAAGGAGTTGCCCACCTGGGTTTGAT GACAGTGCTAACACCAGGAACACATACAAAATCAAGCCTCCGTACCAGGCCTGTACAGACTGCATGCATTCCCCAAAAAGCCAGCTCTGTGAGCCCATGGTTGTGGAGCgtgcccatcgccttaaccctGCGCAAATGTGTAGCATCACAAACATCTGCGTGCAGAACTCTGGCTCCGCGTTAGCCGAACACGCCACCATTTCCAACATGTCACCTTTGTCCGGGCTGTGCAGGGCCACCAGTAGACGCTGTTCACCGAGTAACTGTGCCAACAGCGGTATTTCGGCATCGGCAGCACATATGGAAGCCTATCGCCATCAACAGGTTTCGCCGATGAACTGCGACGAGCTGCCCCGAGACCAGCACAGGGAGTTCGAGGCCGAGTCCATGAATGATTTGTCTGAAGTAGAGCACAGAAAGGGTTCTGGAAAAACTGCTAAAGATTTAAGTCTGCTAAAGCTCAGTCTAGAGGCGGAGAGACCCATAGTGCCCAGTTATGTGATGCAGCATCAGGAGTCCATAATGCAGCTCCAGAAGGCGGGGTTGGTCCGCAAGCACACAAAGGAGCTGGAAAAGCTGTCAAGTCTCTCCTTGGAGTCCCCCAAACCATGCAGCCAACTTCCAGAGCAAATGGACACCTGTTCTGAGGAGCCGGATGGGATAGAGACAGTGGAGGACATGGAGATCGACTCCCATACTTTACCGGAGGCCTGCCACAAAACATCCACGCCATGTGTTGGCCGTCTCGAGGGCACGGAATCTCTGCCAAATGACATCCTGAAGACGGTGGGTGGGCTGACTCCCGTctcctccccacacggctccacGCTGACGCGCAGCTCCAGCACCGAGAGCCTGCACAGCGTGAGAGGGAAGCCTGGCCTGGTCAAGCAACGCACCCAGGAGATCGAGACCAGGCTCCGTCTGGCTGGGCTGACCGTGTCTTCCAAGCTGAAGAGGTCCAACTCCCTGGCCAAGCTGGGCAGCCTCACCTTCTCTTCTGAGGATCTGTCTTCCGCCTGCTCCTCATCAGACACCAACACCATCTTGTTCTCCACGTCTGCTGAAGCCAGTAACGCCGAGAGCTGGTTGGTACCAGGCTCCCACCCAGTCAAAGCCACGCTGATCCAAGGAAGCTGGACAAAACCGCTGATTGGGAGCAGTCCTGGATGTCCTCCTCAGAGTTGA
- the ssh1a gene encoding protein phosphatase Slingshot homolog 1 isoform X1, producing the protein MALVTLQRSPTPSAASTASTATTNAGEDFGSDDERRLNQSLSESFFMVKGAALFLQQGSSPQCQKVHPHHKHAGDLPQHLQVMINLLRSEDRIKLAVRLESAWSDRVRYMVVVYTSGRQDTEENILLGMDFINKDSKSCSIGMVLPLWSDTKIHLDGDGGFSVNTAGRSHVFKPVSVQAMWSALQILHKACEVSRRYNYFPGGMALTWMGYYESCISSDQSSINEWNAMQDLETMRPDSPAMFVDKPTERERTECLIKAKLRSIMMFQDLENVTSKEIRNELEQHMNCNLKEYKEFIDNEMLLILGQMDKATLIFDHLYLGSEWNASNLEELQDSGVGYILNVTREIDNFFPGMFSYHNIRVYDDEATDLLAHWNDTYNFIVKAKKNHSKCLVHCKMGVSRSASTVIAYAMKEYGWSLEKAYNYVKQKRSITRPNAGFMRQLGEYEGILDASKQRHNKLWRPDSDSELPDGQQPPAQCGSADGPGELTPEPAEAWGGQEARPSPCRAIGVEVDPADPPNYNYYFRRLSDSALDSDPCTPVRAPPVLDMERVFIEIEDVERDALLDDEGFETRECPLPHFAMPGEGTAAQTCCRLEPLEADIRMKLEFGTVEEEDEEEEEEQEEADMVPLTAPGVGGGGGGGGGGSEGMLEEEKEEGGPLPCSSSLANRNRLNNENANNNNSLSSSKRSCPPGFDDSANTRNTYKIKPPYQACTDCMHSPKSQLCEPMVVERAHRLNPAQMCSITNICVQNSGSALAEHATISNMSPLSGLCRATSRRCSPSNCANSGISASAAHMEAYRHQQVSPMNCDELPRDQHREFEAESMNDLSEVEHRKGSGKTAKDLSLLKLSLEAERPIVPSYVMQHQESIMQLQKAGLVRKHTKELEKLSSLSLESPKPCSQLPEQMDTCSEEPDGIETVEDMEIDSHTLPEACHKTSTPCVGRLEGTESLPNDILKTVGGLTPVSSPHGSTLTRSSSTESLHSVRGKPGLVKQRTQEIETRLRLAGLTVSSKLKRSNSLAKLGSLTFSSEDLSSACSSSDTNTILFSTSAEASNAESWLVPGSHPVKATLIQGSWTKPLIGSSPGCPPQS; encoded by the exons GTGATTTACCTCAGCACCTGCAGGTGATGATAAATCTTCTCCGTTCAGAGGACAGAATTAAACTG GCAGTACGTTTGGAAAGCGCGTGGTCAGATCGCGTGCGGTACATGGTAGTAGTTTACACCAGTGGGCGCCAGGACACAGAAGAGAACATTTTGCTGGGCATGGACTTCATCAACAAAGACAG TAAAAGCTGCTCAATCGGAATGGTTTTGCCGCTGTGGAGCGATACCAAGATCCATTTGGATGGAGATGG AGGTTTCAGTGTAAATACAGCAGGAAGATCTCACGTCTTCAAGCCTGTGTCTGTCCAAGCCATGTG GTCAGCACTGCAGATCCTGCACAAGGCATGTGAGGTGTCAAGGAGGTACAACTACTTCCCAGGCGGTATGGCCCTGACCTGGATGGGCTACTATGAGAGCTGCATCTCCTCTGACCAGAGCTCCATTAATGAGTGGAACGCCATGCAGGACTTGGAGACCATGCGGCCTGACTCCCCTGCCATGTTTGTTGATAA gCCTACAGAGAGGGAGCGAACAGAGTGCCTTATTAAAGCCAAGCTCAGGAGCATAATGATGTTCCAAGATTTGGAGAATGTTACTTCCAAGGAG ATTCGAAATGAGCTGGAGCAGCACATGAACTGCAATCTAAAGGAGTACAAAGAGTTCATTGATAATGAGATGCTGCTCATCCTTGGGCAAATGGACAAAGCCACGCTCATTTTCGACCATCTCTATCTG GGCTCAGAGTGGAATGCCTCCAACCTAGAAGAACTGCAGGACTCCGG TGTTGGCTACATCTTGAACGTGACCAGagaaattgacaactttttccCAGGCATGTTTTCCTATCACAATATACGGGTTTATGATGATGAAGCCACAGATCTCCTGGCTCATTGGAATGACACGTACAACTTCATAGTTAAAGCTAA GAAGAACCACTCCAAGTGTCTGGTACACTGCAAGATGGGTGTCAGCAGGTCTGCATCCACCGTCATCGCCTACGCAATGAAGGAGTACGGCTGGTCGTTGGAGAAGGCTTACAATTATGTCAAACAGAAGCGAAGCATCACGCGCCCCAACGCCGGGTTCATGAGGCAGCTGGGAGAGTACGAAGGAATCCTCGATGCCAG CAAGCAGCGGCACAACAAGCTTTGGCGCCCAGACTCGGACAGCGAGCTCCCCGACGGCCAGCAGCCCCCCGCCCAGTGCGGCAGCGCGGACGGTCCCGGGGAGCTCACGCCCGAGCCCGCCGAGGCCTGGGGGGGCCAGGAGGCCAGACCCTCGCCCTGCAGGGCCATCGGAGTGGAGGTGGACCCCGCCGACCCCCCCAATTACAACTACTACTTCAGGAGGCTGTCGGACTCGGCCCTGGACAGCGACCCCTGCACGCCGGTGCGGGCCCCGCCCGTGCTGGACATGGAGCGCGTGTTCATCGAGATCGAGGACGTGGAGCGGGACGCCCTGCTGGACGACGAGGGCTTCGAGACCAGGGAGTGCCCCCTGCCCCACTTTGCCATGCCTGGGGAGGGCACCGCCGCACAGACCTGCTGCCGCCTGGAGCCCCTGGAGGCTGACATCCGCATGAAGCTGGAGTTCGGCAcggtggaggaggaggacgaggaggaggaggaggagcaggaggaagcTGACATGGTGCCCCTGACCGCCCCgggggtgggagggggagggggagggggcggCGGGGGGAGCGAAGGCATGCTTGAGGAAGAGAAGGAAGAAGGCGGGCCGcttccctgctcctcctccctGGCAAACAGGAACAGGCTCAACAATGAGaatgccaacaacaacaacagcctCAGCAGCAGCAAAAGGAGTTGCCCACCTGGGTTTGAT GACAGTGCTAACACCAGGAACACATACAAAATCAAGCCTCCGTACCAGGCCTGTACAGACTGCATGCATTCCCCAAAAAGCCAGCTCTGTGAGCCCATGGTTGTGGAGCgtgcccatcgccttaaccctGCGCAAATGTGTAGCATCACAAACATCTGCGTGCAGAACTCTGGCTCCGCGTTAGCCGAACACGCCACCATTTCCAACATGTCACCTTTGTCCGGGCTGTGCAGGGCCACCAGTAGACGCTGTTCACCGAGTAACTGTGCCAACAGCGGTATTTCGGCATCGGCAGCACATATGGAAGCCTATCGCCATCAACAGGTTTCGCCGATGAACTGCGACGAGCTGCCCCGAGACCAGCACAGGGAGTTCGAGGCCGAGTCCATGAATGATTTGTCTGAAGTAGAGCACAGAAAGGGTTCTGGAAAAACTGCTAAAGATTTAAGTCTGCTAAAGCTCAGTCTAGAGGCGGAGAGACCCATAGTGCCCAGTTATGTGATGCAGCATCAGGAGTCCATAATGCAGCTCCAGAAGGCGGGGTTGGTCCGCAAGCACACAAAGGAGCTGGAAAAGCTGTCAAGTCTCTCCTTGGAGTCCCCCAAACCATGCAGCCAACTTCCAGAGCAAATGGACACCTGTTCTGAGGAGCCGGATGGGATAGAGACAGTGGAGGACATGGAGATCGACTCCCATACTTTACCGGAGGCCTGCCACAAAACATCCACGCCATGTGTTGGCCGTCTCGAGGGCACGGAATCTCTGCCAAATGACATCCTGAAGACGGTGGGTGGGCTGACTCCCGTctcctccccacacggctccacGCTGACGCGCAGCTCCAGCACCGAGAGCCTGCACAGCGTGAGAGGGAAGCCTGGCCTGGTCAAGCAACGCACCCAGGAGATCGAGACCAGGCTCCGTCTGGCTGGGCTGACCGTGTCTTCCAAGCTGAAGAGGTCCAACTCCCTGGCCAAGCTGGGCAGCCTCACCTTCTCTTCTGAGGATCTGTCTTCCGCCTGCTCCTCATCAGACACCAACACCATCTTGTTCTCCACGTCTGCTGAAGCCAGTAACGCCGAGAGCTGGTTGGTACCAGGCTCCCACCCAGTCAAAGCCACGCTGATCCAAGGAAGCTGGACAAAACCGCTGATTGGGAGCAGTCCTGGATGTCCTCCTCAGAGTTGA
- the ssh1a gene encoding protein phosphatase Slingshot homolog 1 isoform X3 — translation MLQKNFIYPDFGSDDERRLNQSLSESFFMVKGAALFLQQGSSPQCQKVHPHHKHAGDLPQHLQVMINLLRSEDRIKLAVRLESAWSDRVRYMVVVYTSGRQDTEENILLGMDFINKDSKSCSIGMVLPLWSDTKIHLDGDGGFSVNTAGRSHVFKPVSVQAMWSALQILHKACEVSRRYNYFPGGMALTWMGYYESCISSDQSSINEWNAMQDLETMRPDSPAMFVDKPTERERTECLIKAKLRSIMMFQDLENVTSKEIRNELEQHMNCNLKEYKEFIDNEMLLILGQMDKATLIFDHLYLGSEWNASNLEELQDSGVGYILNVTREIDNFFPGMFSYHNIRVYDDEATDLLAHWNDTYNFIVKAKKNHSKCLVHCKMGVSRSASTVIAYAMKEYGWSLEKAYNYVKQKRSITRPNAGFMRQLGEYEGILDASKQRHNKLWRPDSDSELPDGQQPPAQCGSADGPGELTPEPAEAWGGQEARPSPCRAIGVEVDPADPPNYNYYFRRLSDSALDSDPCTPVRAPPVLDMERVFIEIEDVERDALLDDEGFETRECPLPHFAMPGEGTAAQTCCRLEPLEADIRMKLEFGTVEEEDEEEEEEQEEADMVPLTAPGVGGGGGGGGGGSEGMLEEEKEEGGPLPCSSSLANRNRLNNENANNNNSLSSSKRSCPPGFDDSANTRNTYKIKPPYQACTDCMHSPKSQLCEPMVVERAHRLNPAQMCSITNICVQNSGSALAEHATISNMSPLSGLCRATSRRCSPSNCANSGISASAAHMEAYRHQQVSPMNCDELPRDQHREFEAESMNDLSEVEHRKGSGKTAKDLSLLKLSLEAERPIVPSYVMQHQESIMQLQKAGLVRKHTKELEKLSSLSLESPKPCSQLPEQMDTCSEEPDGIETVEDMEIDSHTLPEACHKTSTPCVGRLEGTESLPNDILKTVGGLTPVSSPHGSTLTRSSSTESLHSVRGKPGLVKQRTQEIETRLRLAGLTVSSKLKRSNSLAKLGSLTFSSEDLSSACSSSDTNTILFSTSAEASNAESWLVPGSHPVKATLIQGSWTKPLIGSSPGCPPQS, via the exons GTGATTTACCTCAGCACCTGCAGGTGATGATAAATCTTCTCCGTTCAGAGGACAGAATTAAACTG GCAGTACGTTTGGAAAGCGCGTGGTCAGATCGCGTGCGGTACATGGTAGTAGTTTACACCAGTGGGCGCCAGGACACAGAAGAGAACATTTTGCTGGGCATGGACTTCATCAACAAAGACAG TAAAAGCTGCTCAATCGGAATGGTTTTGCCGCTGTGGAGCGATACCAAGATCCATTTGGATGGAGATGG AGGTTTCAGTGTAAATACAGCAGGAAGATCTCACGTCTTCAAGCCTGTGTCTGTCCAAGCCATGTG GTCAGCACTGCAGATCCTGCACAAGGCATGTGAGGTGTCAAGGAGGTACAACTACTTCCCAGGCGGTATGGCCCTGACCTGGATGGGCTACTATGAGAGCTGCATCTCCTCTGACCAGAGCTCCATTAATGAGTGGAACGCCATGCAGGACTTGGAGACCATGCGGCCTGACTCCCCTGCCATGTTTGTTGATAA gCCTACAGAGAGGGAGCGAACAGAGTGCCTTATTAAAGCCAAGCTCAGGAGCATAATGATGTTCCAAGATTTGGAGAATGTTACTTCCAAGGAG ATTCGAAATGAGCTGGAGCAGCACATGAACTGCAATCTAAAGGAGTACAAAGAGTTCATTGATAATGAGATGCTGCTCATCCTTGGGCAAATGGACAAAGCCACGCTCATTTTCGACCATCTCTATCTG GGCTCAGAGTGGAATGCCTCCAACCTAGAAGAACTGCAGGACTCCGG TGTTGGCTACATCTTGAACGTGACCAGagaaattgacaactttttccCAGGCATGTTTTCCTATCACAATATACGGGTTTATGATGATGAAGCCACAGATCTCCTGGCTCATTGGAATGACACGTACAACTTCATAGTTAAAGCTAA GAAGAACCACTCCAAGTGTCTGGTACACTGCAAGATGGGTGTCAGCAGGTCTGCATCCACCGTCATCGCCTACGCAATGAAGGAGTACGGCTGGTCGTTGGAGAAGGCTTACAATTATGTCAAACAGAAGCGAAGCATCACGCGCCCCAACGCCGGGTTCATGAGGCAGCTGGGAGAGTACGAAGGAATCCTCGATGCCAG CAAGCAGCGGCACAACAAGCTTTGGCGCCCAGACTCGGACAGCGAGCTCCCCGACGGCCAGCAGCCCCCCGCCCAGTGCGGCAGCGCGGACGGTCCCGGGGAGCTCACGCCCGAGCCCGCCGAGGCCTGGGGGGGCCAGGAGGCCAGACCCTCGCCCTGCAGGGCCATCGGAGTGGAGGTGGACCCCGCCGACCCCCCCAATTACAACTACTACTTCAGGAGGCTGTCGGACTCGGCCCTGGACAGCGACCCCTGCACGCCGGTGCGGGCCCCGCCCGTGCTGGACATGGAGCGCGTGTTCATCGAGATCGAGGACGTGGAGCGGGACGCCCTGCTGGACGACGAGGGCTTCGAGACCAGGGAGTGCCCCCTGCCCCACTTTGCCATGCCTGGGGAGGGCACCGCCGCACAGACCTGCTGCCGCCTGGAGCCCCTGGAGGCTGACATCCGCATGAAGCTGGAGTTCGGCAcggtggaggaggaggacgaggaggaggaggaggagcaggaggaagcTGACATGGTGCCCCTGACCGCCCCgggggtgggagggggagggggagggggcggCGGGGGGAGCGAAGGCATGCTTGAGGAAGAGAAGGAAGAAGGCGGGCCGcttccctgctcctcctccctGGCAAACAGGAACAGGCTCAACAATGAGaatgccaacaacaacaacagcctCAGCAGCAGCAAAAGGAGTTGCCCACCTGGGTTTGAT GACAGTGCTAACACCAGGAACACATACAAAATCAAGCCTCCGTACCAGGCCTGTACAGACTGCATGCATTCCCCAAAAAGCCAGCTCTGTGAGCCCATGGTTGTGGAGCgtgcccatcgccttaaccctGCGCAAATGTGTAGCATCACAAACATCTGCGTGCAGAACTCTGGCTCCGCGTTAGCCGAACACGCCACCATTTCCAACATGTCACCTTTGTCCGGGCTGTGCAGGGCCACCAGTAGACGCTGTTCACCGAGTAACTGTGCCAACAGCGGTATTTCGGCATCGGCAGCACATATGGAAGCCTATCGCCATCAACAGGTTTCGCCGATGAACTGCGACGAGCTGCCCCGAGACCAGCACAGGGAGTTCGAGGCCGAGTCCATGAATGATTTGTCTGAAGTAGAGCACAGAAAGGGTTCTGGAAAAACTGCTAAAGATTTAAGTCTGCTAAAGCTCAGTCTAGAGGCGGAGAGACCCATAGTGCCCAGTTATGTGATGCAGCATCAGGAGTCCATAATGCAGCTCCAGAAGGCGGGGTTGGTCCGCAAGCACACAAAGGAGCTGGAAAAGCTGTCAAGTCTCTCCTTGGAGTCCCCCAAACCATGCAGCCAACTTCCAGAGCAAATGGACACCTGTTCTGAGGAGCCGGATGGGATAGAGACAGTGGAGGACATGGAGATCGACTCCCATACTTTACCGGAGGCCTGCCACAAAACATCCACGCCATGTGTTGGCCGTCTCGAGGGCACGGAATCTCTGCCAAATGACATCCTGAAGACGGTGGGTGGGCTGACTCCCGTctcctccccacacggctccacGCTGACGCGCAGCTCCAGCACCGAGAGCCTGCACAGCGTGAGAGGGAAGCCTGGCCTGGTCAAGCAACGCACCCAGGAGATCGAGACCAGGCTCCGTCTGGCTGGGCTGACCGTGTCTTCCAAGCTGAAGAGGTCCAACTCCCTGGCCAAGCTGGGCAGCCTCACCTTCTCTTCTGAGGATCTGTCTTCCGCCTGCTCCTCATCAGACACCAACACCATCTTGTTCTCCACGTCTGCTGAAGCCAGTAACGCCGAGAGCTGGTTGGTACCAGGCTCCCACCCAGTCAAAGCCACGCTGATCCAAGGAAGCTGGACAAAACCGCTGATTGGGAGCAGTCCTGGATGTCCTCCTCAGAGTTGA